A portion of the Glycine max cultivar Williams 82 chromosome 10, Glycine_max_v4.0, whole genome shotgun sequence genome contains these proteins:
- the LOC100796514 gene encoding nuclear transcription factor Y subunit B-5 — MGDNIGKVLDREGFKYNFTASASGTSAQDGVIKEQDRLLPIANVGRIMKQILPPNAKISKEAKETMQESVSEFISFVTGEASDKCHKEKRKTVNGDDICWALATLGFDDYSEPLKRYLYKYREMEGERANQNKGSNGYENNIANI, encoded by the coding sequence ATGGGTGACAACATAGGCAAAGTCTTAGACAGAGAAGGCTTTAAGTACAACTTCACAGCTTCAGCAAGTGGCACATCTGCACAAGATGGGGTGATTAAGGAGCAAGATCGGTTGCTTCCAATAGCTAATGTGGGGCGCATCATGAAGCAAATCCTTCCTCCCAACGCCAAGATCTCAAAGGAAGCTAAAGAAACCATGCAAGAAAGTGTGTCCGAGTTCATTAGCTTTGTCACTGGGGAAGCTTCTGACAAGTGTCACAAGGAGAAGCGCAAGACCGTGAATGGTGACGATATTTGCTGGGCCCTTGCTACTTTAGGGTTTGATGACTACTCTGAGCCACTTAAAAGGTACTTGTATAAGTATAGGGAGATGGAGGGGGAGAGAGCAAATCAAAATAAGGGTAGCAATGGTTATGAAAACAACATTGcaaacatataa